TCTCGTCCTTCTGCCTGGATCCAAATCAACCATCGGCGATCTGGCGTTCTTCCGGAAACAAGGCTGGCACATTGACTTGGCAGCTCATGTGCGCCGGGGCGGCCATGTTATCGGGATATGCGGCGGTTATCAGATGCTCGGCAAAACCATCTCCGACCCTGATGGCATCGAGGGATCGGCCGGAACTGTCGAAGGGCTGGGGCTTCTTGATGTCGAAACGGTACTGACGGCGGATAAATCGCTCGTCGAGGCTGAGGGCAAGCACCTGGCATCGGGTGCCAGTGTCAAAGGATACGAGATCCATATCGGTCGCACATCCGGGCCTGATTGCGCCCGGCCATATCTCCACATCCGTGATGCGGGCGGGACGCCGAAACTGGACGGGGCGCAGTCATCAGATGGCCGTATTGCCGGAACCTATTTGCATGGGCTCTTTACCGATGATGGTTTTCGGAAAACCTATCTGAAAGGCTTCGGGGCGGTATCCGACCTTGCCTACGAGCACCAGATCGACACGGTGCTTGATGAATTCGCGAAGCATTTGGAGCGTGTGCTGGATGTTGAGGTGATCTTGGAGATTGCAAACAACCGATAGGTCCGGCGATCGTTTTTTAAGGGAGTTCTTATGGAATACATTGGGACCGTTCAGGTCCGACTATTCGCCATTTTTCTTCTGGTTAGCAATTTGAGCACTTTGTTGAGTTTTGCTTTCTTCGCCGCAAATTCTGATCCAGCCCTGCAAATTGTGTCCTTTGGCGCTGTCGGCGGTGGTCTGCTCATAGCTGGTCTGCTGTTCTTCTTTCCCCAACTTGTTCTACGCGATCTGAAAACACCTGATCCGCAAGCAGAACCGGATCACATCCCATCTGAAAATATGCTGCAGATCGCGATAGTTGTGATTGGTCTCTACTTCACAGTTCGCGGTCTGCAATCGTTGTTCAACGCCGTCTTGTTCAAGTCTTATATGGACTCTCAATCGGCTTTGGCTGTTCTGGCAAACCCGGAACTTGGCAACGGATTGTTTACGCTGGGGATGGGAGTGTTTCTCACGATTGGCACACGCCGATTTACTAACTTCATACTAGGCCTGAGGCGACTTTAAGCGGCAGTGTGATCCAGCCGAGTATTGCAAGCTTATACCCGACATGTGTTCCGATGGGCTGGCGCGGCGCACGCATCTCGTGTAGGCGGGATAAATGAGACTGCTTTCATCTTCCACGCCCCTTTCCAGACCAGCTGCCGGGATTGTCTTTGTTCTTGCCGGCGTGACGGCAATTTCCGTCAACGACATGCTGATCAAGCAGTTGTCGGGCGGATATCCCTTGCATCAGATGATTTTTGTCCGGTCCCTGATCGGTCTCATTTTCATGCTGTTTCTTGTGCATTTCGAGGGTGGTTGGACGATTCTGAAGACACGGCGGCCAATTTTGCATGTCGTCCGTTGCGTGATGGTTCTGATTGCAAACATGAGCTTTTTCACCGCGCTCGCCGTTGTGCCACTTGCCGATGCAACAGCGCTGTTTTTTGTTGCGCCGCTGCTCATCACGCTATTGTCGATCCCCATACTTGGCGAGAAGGTTGGACCCTGGCGGCTTGGTGCAGTCGGGATCGGTTTCTGCGGAGTCGTCCTGATGATGCAGCCCTGGAAAACCGATCTGCAGATTGAAGGTGGGCGCGCGGTTCTGATTCTGCCTGTTATTGGCGCAGCGGCCTATGCCATGATGCAGGTCTTGACGCGGAAACTGGGTGTTGCAAGCAAAGCCTCCGCCCTTGCTGTTTACTTGCAGTCCGGATTCCTCATTGTATCCATAGGGTTTTTCCTGGTCGCCGGGGATGGCCGTTACGCTGACAGCTTCGACAACGCCAGCCTGCAGTTCTTGCTGCGCGCCTGGGTTTGGCCGCCGGAAGAGGATGTCTATTGGTTTGTTGCGCTCGGGCTTTGTTCCGGTGTCGTTGGGTACACCATGTCGCAAGCTTACAGAATCGCGGATGCGGCAACGATTGCGCCGTTTGAATATATTGGTTTGCCGCTCGCCGTTTTCTGGGGCTGGCTGATGTTCGGTGAATTGCCGGCGCCGGTGGTCTTTGGGGGAATTGGTCTGATTGTCGGCGGCGGTCTTCTGGTGTTCTTGCGCGAACATCAAAAACAGCGAAAGCTCGCACTTGCCACGAAAATTGGCCGCCGTTAGGGCAATAGTCCCCACCATCTGGCCGTTGTGACTGCTGGGAAAACTAGCCTCGTTCCCAGACCACAAGCTGGTTGTTGGCAGGCATGGCGTGATCTACGGCGAAGGTCAGGCCCGTGTTTTGGGCAAGTGCGTCGAGTTCTTCAAAGTCACGGATGCCGCTCACTGGGTTCCAGCTTTTCAGCTGGACATCAAAGGCGGCATTGCTTTCAGTGGTGAAGGCGCCGCCGTACTTGAGTGGTCCATAGACGCAAAGAGCGCCGTCCTGTGTGCACAGGACTTCGCCAGCACGGGCGAAAAACTCTTCCACATGCTCAAATGACATGATGTGCAGTGTGTTGGCTGTAAAAATGGCATCGAAGGCCTCCGGTCCGTCCGGTGCTGGCAGAGGCCATGGAGGCGAGGCGACGTCGAGGGCAATCGGAGCGGGTGTCCGGTCATTGCCGTCTTGTTTCAGCCGTTCAGCGATGCCCGGAACGTTGTCCGGCAAATCGCTACATTGCCATGTGATATGCGGCAAGGCGTTCGTGACGTGAACTGCGTGCTGGCCGTTGCCGCTGCCGATCTCCAGAACCTTTGTTCGGTTCGCCAGGATTGGCCGCAAGGTCTCCAGAACGACGTCCTTGTTGCGGTCAGCGGCTGCAGAAAAGGGAAGCATGGGTTTGTCTCTCAAATCAAGAAAAGAACAGCCAGAAGCAGAACAAGCGCGGCTTCGATACCATACGCGCCGACAAGAACCTTGAGGCCGCGCGAGATGTCATCAGCCGTTGCGTCCCGGCGTCCGTTTGCGTTCATATATGGATCATCAACCGTGTATCCAGGATAGGTCCGTTGACCGGCCAACGCCAAGCCGAGCGCACCGGCCATTGCCGCTTCCGGCCAGCCGGCATTGGGGGAGCGATGCTGTTTCGCATCCCGAACCATGGCCGAAAAACTTTTTCTGACGGATCCGCCGGCAAGCGGCGCCGCTAGCGCCAGGAACATACCTGACAATCGGGAGGCAGGAAGATTGATCAGGTCATCAAACCGTGCCGATGCCCAGCCGAAATCAGTATATATCTCGTTCTTGTGCCCGATCATGCTGTCTGCTGTGTTCACCGCTTTGTAGGCTATCAGGCCCGGCAGTCCCAGAACGGCAAACCAGAAAACCGGCGCGACAATGCCGTCTGAAAAATTCTCGGCGCAGGATTCGATTGCAGCGCGGGAGACACCCGCTTCGTCCAAGGAGTTCGGATCCCGGCCAACGATCATGGCGACTGCCTGCTGGCCACCGGCAAGGCCGTTGTTTAGTAAGCCGATTCTCACCGCTGCAACGTGCTCATAAAGGCTTTTTTGAGCGATCAACACTGCAGCAATAACGACGATCAGGAATTCACCGAAAGGGATCGCGGTTGCGAATTCCTGAACGAGGAAGCCCAGCGCAATACTCCCGACCAACAAGATCAACAAGGTCACGATCCCGGCGACCCGGCGGGTCTGAGGGCGCCAGTCTTTGCGGTTCAGTGCTTGATCAAGTGCTGAAATAACTTTGCCAATCCAGACCACTGGATGGGGCAGGCGACGCCAAAGCCAGTCCGGATCACCGACAATCCCGTCGAGGATCAGGGCGGCGAGTAGCAGCCAAAGCGCGTTTTCATAAAGCAGCATGGGTGCTGGTTAGAGGTCTTTTTGAACCGCTGCAAGCGCGTCGGTCAGGCGTGCCAGGTTTTCAGCGCCACCCGGCAGGCCGAAGCGGATCCAGGTTGGTGCGTAGTCGAAGACCCGGGTCCAGATCCGCTGTTTGGCAAGTGCGTCATGCAGCTTGGCGGCAGATCTCGTCCCGGCAAGCGCATATAGCGGGGTGCCGCCAAAGACGCTGAGCATGTTCTGTTGCAGCGCCAGTGTGAGATCGGCCATTTCGTCGGCCAGTTGGCGGGTCATGGATTTTTGCCAGGCTTGGTCTTTCAGTGCGGCCGTGCCGAGTTCCAGAGCCGGGCCGCTGAGGCACCAGCTTTCCAGAAGGGCTGAGACCTTTGCGATCATCGGCTTTGGTCCTGCCAAAAAACCGAGACGCAGGCCGGCCAGACCAAAGAACTTGCCGAACGAACGCAAGATCAGGATGTTTTCATTGCCCATATGCGGCAGAAGGCTTGAACCGGGCATGACATCGGCAAAAGCTTCGTCCACCACAAGGTACCCGCCGCGCTCCGTCAACGTTCTGGCGATCTCCAGAAGACTTTTGACATCAACAAGTTGACCGTCGGGATTGTTCGGATTGACGAGCAGAACGATTTTCGCATCGGCGGGCAGGGCGTAAATACTGGATAGTTCGACCGGTTTGCGGCCGTCCCGGGTCCACACGTCTGCATGGCTGGTATAAGTTGGGGCCGCCAGGGCAACAGGGCCTTGGGGCAGAAGCTGCGGCAACACTGACAAAAGCAGCTGGGTGCCGGGCCCTGCGGCAAGTCCAAGATGATCCGGCACTGCATAGGTCTGTCGCGCAGCGCCAATAAGCTGATCCTGGGCAGACTGTGCGGGCAGGGAAGTCCACGCTTTATCGGAAAACCGGTCCGGGACTGGATAGGCATGCGGATTGATGCCGGTCGACAAGTCTAGCCACTGGTCAGGTGTCCCGCCAAAGCGCTCGATTGCTTCGCTCAAATCTCCGCCGTGCTTCATGACCCGGTCAGTCCTGTGTGATGCGCAAGCCGCATGGTTGTCCAAGGCTGCTATCTAGCGGATATCAATGATAAAAGTACAGGCGGATCACGACTTATGCTGCGTTAGAAACGGCACGTGAGACAAGGTTGCAGTTTTGCGCGTGGGAAAAAGACATTGTCGATTTGACCAAGTCGCCAAGGTCTGCAGATCAAGTTACCAATTCTCGTGTGTGTTTTGTATGGTAGGTTTCAGTCAAGGGAGACGCAATGCCCGGATCACGTGCAGTGCTTGTCTTTGTCCTGATGCTCTGGATGTCCGCAAGTGCGGGTGTTCAAGCACAGCAGATCGTGCGGCTTGGGATCGAACATTACGATGATGGTGATGACCGTTACGAAGTTTCCTTGCTGAAACTCGCATTGGAACATTCCGGAGAGGATGCCGTCCTTGAGGTGGTTTCGCTCGGTGATACGACGCAGGAACGCGTGTTGATCGAGTTTGAGCAAGGCCGCTCAAATTTTGATGTTTTTTACAGCGGCGGATCGCCGCAACGCGAAAAACGTTTTGAGCAGATCGACATCCCCTTGAGCCGCGGCCTGCTTGGTCACCGCATATTTGTGACCCGCAAGGACCAGCTGGATCAGCTGGCGCAAATCAAGACATTGGATGAGTTTCGCGACTATGCTGTGATTGGCTCCGGCTTCGGCTGGCCGGACACGGATATTTTCAGGGCAGCCGGGTTTAAGGTTCTGCCGGCGGAATGGAAAAACATCTGGCGGATGCTGTCTGTCGGCCGCACGAATGTGTTCAATCTCGGTGTCCATGAAGCCCATGCCGAAAGAGCGAATTTCGATGAAATCTATCCAAACCTCACCGTCGATAACAATCTGCTTGTGAAATACCGCTTCGGGTTTTTCTTCTACGTGCGAAAAGACAACCGTGCCGTGGCAGAATTGATCGAGCGCGGGCTAGAACGGGCCTATGAGGCCGGTGCCTTCATGCAGCTTTTTGAAACACATCCGCGGATTCAAACGGCTTTGGGTCATATTCGGCAGAACGATCTGACCGTACTGGAAATTGCGAATCCCTTTTTGTCTGACCGGCACCGTGCGATCCCGGACCGGTATTGGCATGATGTAAAATAGCCAGGCTTCATGTTGACACGCGGGGGCGCTTGGCTGAAAATAGAACAAAATAAGAACATCAAGCTGTGCGCAGGATTAAATTGACCATGTCTCACCCAAGGCGAACCCGGTCTCCACTGGACTTTGACCGGGATAAGTTACTGCAATCACTGGGAAGTGCCCGTGCGGCGTTGATTGAGGCGCATCGAAGCATGAAACCGAAGTCGGGCCTTGCGCGCTCTGCAGATGCAGTCGTGTCTGAAATTGATGAATTTGCCCTGGTTCTGACCGGATCGCGTGACTTTTTTCATCTTAAAGCCCACGGAACACCGCCATCCAGGGACGATCCGAGCTAGGGCTGCGATTTCCGGGAGATCAGATCAGCGTCATCCAACTTTGGCCGATGCAGGAGCTTCGGCAAGGCCATGCTGGGTTTCATGGACCAGTTGATCCACCACGGCCTCCAGTTTCGTGCGGTCGATCAGGCTGTCTTCCGTAATGTCGCCTGCAAGTGCCAGCTGACGATCAGCTGATGTACCGCGCTCTGCAATCGTCCGGATGTGGGCGATCTCCGCTTCACAGCCAAAAAACGCAGCATCTGCCGCCACCAGCTCGCTGATTTCGTCGACCAGATCCTTGAACGCGATGGATTTCTTCTGGCCGAAGTCGATCAGGTTGGCGGCCGAGCCATGCCTCTGCGCCTGCCAGCGGTTTTCCGCGAGCAGGAACCTGGAATAGTGCCGCCACCCCTGATTAGCGCGCCGCAAGCGGTAGAGCATCCGGCACAGGCACCGGAAGAGCGCTGCAATTGCAACGGCATCCTCAACGCACGGGCAGACATCCGTCACCCGCATTTCAAGGGTTGGAAACCGGTCGGAGGGTCGAAGGTCCCACCAGATCTTGGTCGCATCCTCAATGACGCCGGCTTGAACCAGCATGTCAATTGTGTGGCGGTAGTCTTCGTGGCTCTCAAATCGCGGCGGCAATCCGGTGCGGGGCAGCTCGTTGAATACCGACAACCGATAGGATTTCAGTCCCGTGTTCCGGCCCCGCCAGAAAGGCGAAGACGTGCTCAGCGCCAGAAGGTGGGGCAGGAAATAGGTCAGCTGATTGAAAAGATCGACGCGCAGCTCTGCATCTTCAATACCGATATGAACA
This window of the Roseibium alexandrii DFL-11 genome carries:
- the cbiB gene encoding adenosylcobinamide-phosphate synthase CbiB is translated as MLLYENALWLLLAALILDGIVGDPDWLWRRLPHPVVWIGKVISALDQALNRKDWRPQTRRVAGIVTLLILLVGSIALGFLVQEFATAIPFGEFLIVVIAAVLIAQKSLYEHVAAVRIGLLNNGLAGGQQAVAMIVGRDPNSLDEAGVSRAAIESCAENFSDGIVAPVFWFAVLGLPGLIAYKAVNTADSMIGHKNEIYTDFGWASARFDDLINLPASRLSGMFLALAAPLAGGSVRKSFSAMVRDAKQHRSPNAGWPEAAMAGALGLALAGQRTYPGYTVDDPYMNANGRRDATADDISRGLKVLVGAYGIEAALVLLLAVLFLI
- a CDS encoding DUF938 domain-containing protein, with the protein product MLPFSAAADRNKDVVLETLRPILANRTKVLEIGSGNGQHAVHVTNALPHITWQCSDLPDNVPGIAERLKQDGNDRTPAPIALDVASPPWPLPAPDGPEAFDAIFTANTLHIMSFEHVEEFFARAGEVLCTQDGALCVYGPLKYGGAFTTESNAAFDVQLKSWNPVSGIRDFEELDALAQNTGLTFAVDHAMPANNQLVVWERG
- a CDS encoding carboxylate-amine ligase, which encodes MKEPSFSIGIEEEYLLVDRASRNIASSPPTDLFSACETALEGRVSPEFLQCQIEVGTPVCMTLGEVKAELAYFRKTIADEAARHGLAPIAASTHPFAEWTEQPHTDKERYNDLARVMQVVAKRLLICGMHVHIGIEDAELRVDLFNQLTYFLPHLLALSTSSPFWRGRNTGLKSYRLSVFNELPRTGLPPRFESHEDYRHTIDMLVQAGVIEDATKIWWDLRPSDRFPTLEMRVTDVCPCVEDAVAIAALFRCLCRMLYRLRRANQGWRHYSRFLLAENRWQAQRHGSAANLIDFGQKKSIAFKDLVDEISELVAADAAFFGCEAEIAHIRTIAERGTSADRQLALAGDITEDSLIDRTKLEAVVDQLVHETQHGLAEAPASAKVG
- a CDS encoding DMT family transporter, which gives rise to MRLLSSSTPLSRPAAGIVFVLAGVTAISVNDMLIKQLSGGYPLHQMIFVRSLIGLIFMLFLVHFEGGWTILKTRRPILHVVRCVMVLIANMSFFTALAVVPLADATALFFVAPLLITLLSIPILGEKVGPWRLGAVGIGFCGVVLMMQPWKTDLQIEGGRAVLILPVIGAAAYAMMQVLTRKLGVASKASALAVYLQSGFLIVSIGFFLVAGDGRYADSFDNASLQFLLRAWVWPPEEDVYWFVALGLCSGVVGYTMSQAYRIADAATIAPFEYIGLPLAVFWGWLMFGELPAPVVFGGIGLIVGGGLLVFLREHQKQRKLALATKIGRR
- the cobD gene encoding threonine-phosphate decarboxylase CobD yields the protein MKHGGDLSEAIERFGGTPDQWLDLSTGINPHAYPVPDRFSDKAWTSLPAQSAQDQLIGAARQTYAVPDHLGLAAGPGTQLLLSVLPQLLPQGPVALAAPTYTSHADVWTRDGRKPVELSSIYALPADAKIVLLVNPNNPDGQLVDVKSLLEIARTLTERGGYLVVDEAFADVMPGSSLLPHMGNENILILRSFGKFFGLAGLRLGFLAGPKPMIAKVSALLESWCLSGPALELGTAALKDQAWQKSMTRQLADEMADLTLALQQNMLSVFGGTPLYALAGTRSAAKLHDALAKQRIWTRVFDYAPTWIRFGLPGGAENLARLTDALAAVQKDL